One Rosa chinensis cultivar Old Blush chromosome 5, RchiOBHm-V2, whole genome shotgun sequence genomic region harbors:
- the LOC112166373 gene encoding LOW QUALITY PROTEIN: superoxide dismutase [Cu-Zn], chloroplastic (The sequence of the model RefSeq protein was modified relative to this genomic sequence to represent the inferred CDS: inserted 1 base in 1 codon), producing MQAALAAMAAHSMILSAYTXPTLFAPIQTPNPHPTLHSSFHGVSLKLPIKSQSQSMSLAAAAAPKPLTVAAATKKAVAVLKGTSTVEGVVTLTQEDEGPTTVNVRITGLTPGPHGFHLHEFGDTTNGCISTGAHFNPKNLTHGAPEDEVRHAGDLGNIIANADGVAEATIVDSQIPLTGPNAVIGRALVVHELEDDLGKGGHELSLSTGNAGGRLACGVVGLTPV from the exons ATGCAAGCAGCACTGGCGGCCATGGCAGCCCACTCTATGATACTCTCAGCCTACA TCCCCACTCTCTTCGCCCCAATTCAAACCCCCAACCCCCACCCAACTCTCCACTCCTCCTTCCATGGCGTCTCTCTCAAGCTCCCCAtcaaatcccaatcccaatccatGTCtctcgccgccgccgccgcccccAAGCCCCTCACCGTCGCCGCCGCCACCAAGAAGGCCGTCGCCGTTCTCAAGGGCACTTCAACCGTCGAAGGCGTCGTTACCTTGACCCAAGAAGATGAAG GTCCTACAACTGTGAATGTTCGTATTACTGGACTTACACCTGGGCCTCATGGGTTCCACTTG CATGAGTTTGGTGACACGACTAATGGATGCATTTCCACAG GAGCACATTTCAATCCTAAAAACTTGACTCATGGAGCTCCTGAGGATGAAGTCCGTCATGCGGGTGACCTGGGAAACATAATTGCTAATGCCGATG GAGTGGCAGAGGCAACAATCGTGGATAGCCAG ATACCATTAACTGGTCCTAATGCTGTAATTGGAAGAGCCTTGGTGGTTCATGAACTTGAGGATGACCTTGGAAAGG GTGGACATGAACTTAGTCTAAGCACTGGCAATGCAGGTGGACGATTGGCATGTG GTGTGGTTGGTTTGACTCCAGTGTAA